The Dokdonella sp. nucleotide sequence GCGCGCCGGCTCGGCGAGGACCTGCCGGTGGCGAGCTTCCCCGGCGATCCGGCCGCGCCGGACGGCATTTTCCCGAACAACGTCTTCGCCACCGTACCGGGCAGGCTGATCATCGGCCGCATGCGTCACGCGGTGCGCCGGCGCGAAGCGGAACGCCACGACATCCGCGCCTGGTTCGACCTGCTCGGCTACGCGGCGTCACCGCTGCCGTCCGGCGGCTACGTTGCCGAGCTGACCGGCTCGCTGGTCATCGACCGCGCGCGCAACATCGGCTACTGCGGCCTTTCCGAGCGCTGCGACCGCACCGGCGCGCGCGCGATGCACGAAGCCTTCGGTCTCGACCTGACCTGGTGCTTCGACCTCGCCGCCGGCGAGTACCACACCAATGTCGTGCTCGCGATCCTCGCCGGGCGTGCGGCGATCGTCGCCCCGGACGGGTTCGCCGATGCACGCGTGCCGATGGCGATCGCCAAGGCCTACGCGGGCGCC carries:
- a CDS encoding arginine deiminase-related protein — encoded protein: MIVDNADAFLSAFAALPVRAEGATARAAFLITPAAFSLAVESAGDNRYMDLGLPVDPLRALTEHAELARRLGEDLPVASFPGDPAAPDGIFPNNVFATVPGRLIIGRMRHAVRRREAERHDIRAWFDLLGYAASPLPSGGYVAELTGSLVIDRARNIGYCGLSERCDRTGARAMHEAFGLDLTWCFDLAAGEYHTNVVLAILAGRAAIVAPDGFADARVPMAIAKAYAGATVVLDAAQKNAFAANSIALSPSRAWMSARAAAALRDDQVATLASAGFSIGAVELGEIEKAGGSLRCCVAEIY